One genomic segment of Ricinus communis isolate WT05 ecotype wild-type chromosome 5, ASM1957865v1, whole genome shotgun sequence includes these proteins:
- the LOC8258198 gene encoding SEC12-like protein 2 gives MGKSNKPDSLSFQKYGVPFYSAAWVPYKLVRSKLQSSHSDHENDHEEIADQYYVLLAGGGGEGRSGIPNALVLSRFDFTFNSLSPQPVAKLGTGSDLPYRMVVHPGGDGLVCALPNSCRFFEWDEVKDNEAHKLGLKESEKALTQLEDVGQQLALAFNSESSALAVGGEDGRLRVFKWPSMEIFLNEAEAHPSLKDLCFSPDGKFLVSLGGRGPGRVWDVTSSTAVASLSKENDEVFASCRFSQTTDQTQVLYIAAITDKGGSIVTWDASSWNRIGSKHITRDGISSFNVSPDGKFLAVGTSQGDVLLLNSTRVRVQKVVRKAHLGMVTALAFSHDSRALVSASLDSSARVTLVQDVKSGGLSLWLIIFVILLAMVAYFMKNEGLLPFLG, from the exons ATGGGGAAGAGCAATAAACCGGACTCACTCTCCTTCCAAAAATACGGAGTTCCTTTCTACTCTGCAGCTTGGGTTCCCTACAAACTAGTTAGATCCAAACTCCAATCTTCTCACTCCGACCACGAAAACGATCATGAGGAGATCGCCGATCAATACTACGTCCTTCTCGCTGGAGGTGGTGGCGAAGGTCGTAGCGGTATCCCAAACGCCCTCGTTCTCTCCCGTTTCGATTTCACCTTCAATTCTCTCTCTCCCCAGCCT GTAGCTAAGCTTGGAACTGGTTCTGATTTGCCTTATAGAATGGTTGTTCATCCTGGCGGAGATGGACTAGTATGTGCATTGCCAAACAGCTGCCG gTTTTTTGAGTGGGATGAAGTCAAGGATAATGAAGCTCACAAATTGGGTCTAAAAGAGTCAGAAAAAGCACTGACTCAGTTAGAAGACGTTGGACAACAATTAGCATTGGCCTTTAACAGTGAAAGTTCTGCACTTGCTGTAGGTGGCGAG GATGGCAGATTAAGGGTTTTCAAGTGGCCCAGCATGGAGATATTTCTCAATGAGGCTGAAGCTCATCCTTCCTTAAAGGACTTATGTTTCAG CCCTGATGGGAAATTTCTTGTATCCTTGGGAGGCCGTGGCCCTGGTAGGGTTTGGGATGTCACTTCTTCAACAGCAGTAGCTTCCTTATCAAAGGAGAAT GATGAGGTTTTTGCCTCTTGCAGATTTTCTCAAACTACTGATCAGACTCAGGTTCTTTACATTGCTGCCATAACAG ATAAGGGTGGAAGTATTGTAACATGGGATGCAAGCTCATGGAATAGAATTGGCTCAAAGCATATAACTCGTGATGGAATTTCTTCGTTCAATGTCTCACCTGACGGAAAGTTCCTCGCAGT GGGGACAAGTCAAGGAGATGTGCTCCTCCTAAATTCAACCAGGGTGCGGGTTCAAAAAGTGGTTAGGAAAGCACATCTTGGCATGGTAACAGCATTGGCATTCTCCCATGATTCAAG GGCTCTGGTGTCTGCATCCTTGGACTCGAGCGCTAGGGTGACACTAGTTCAGGACGTGAAAAGTG GAGGATTAAGCTTGTGGTTgattatatttgtaatattgCTTGCAATGGTTGCATATTTCATGAAGAATGAAGgacttcttccttttcttggCTAG